From the genome of Streptomyces sp. NBC_01317, one region includes:
- a CDS encoding M48 family metalloprotease translates to MNTATDHPVEPTGPGGGADTGEPGAGPTGGGRTETGLRFALLMTVVTAAGITMLNNALAPTPDDTPGDSLGCMLASGIDPDGKNLTNILVGAARPEALEECLSGVPEVEYWKGMVATLFLLAVAALVFWWLPRRRERWHRTLPIATVDRDGGLAAELAELRETAGIDPRVRFRVDPARTTAGAVVYGRAGLYTVCLHNGLLVRRGTDPEGFRAVVLHELAHLRNRDVDFAWSSTALWRVFVLLALLPFLFSTGRILVTGLSGRSSSPFWPGAASMLTYSLLNGLLLVALVHLTRADLLRRRELHADAQAVAWGALPAGWDQPEGPRRTSLLRARLRRAGQLLRTHPGWAERRAALADPGRLSTVGAPQMFLTGVAGSLLVNALGVIPRPAGLGGNALLTAALVAPVLWLVLRRSVLRSTRTESGLRAGLWLGCGLLVGELTNGNTSGNEWLTAEPEYVLALPLVGAVPAVWSAQSSRLEAVLRGRWPRGLAALLNGLVTLVLLWGGLGWWRASGRLQAMGLTGEFDGFRTFVTRTNPGPWQDYAWELSASTASLPTLIELNKSVPLAVAAVLMVLFPLCLYARHPGTGLRVRPTLAAGAAGGLLCWAAFAVLSYALHLGRPGTLRERTGAFQYVQLWWLLLTVTAACAMTAAWVAGFSGRHWLLRALLASQVVQLLGYAGIFLAVSADGCLGPMDVYGSNCHWLPANGRIILKLALAQSVTSITLFSACGALAGAGVAWVVRRRHGKPPTTPATPPAVARSWPALMTGGLALAMSLTLLAAVAVVHAEGPASSSASSDGARKFRELLDTPPTARAAKVREWQALAWLTKGGLTRFGRISVAFLALADALRKAGDQKPNANGKIRLDSEEFSRLCADLAKEAGAAQTYFRVPDADLQKKWSNALHRLDRSGRECVSALADDTPTSDKNGDDTFLLSIDDMPAAVKELTLVLEELRARAAPS, encoded by the coding sequence GTGAATACCGCCACCGACCACCCCGTGGAACCCACCGGTCCCGGCGGCGGAGCCGATACCGGAGAGCCCGGGGCCGGCCCCACAGGCGGCGGGCGCACCGAGACGGGCCTCCGCTTCGCGCTGCTGATGACGGTCGTGACGGCGGCCGGCATCACCATGCTCAACAACGCGCTGGCGCCCACTCCCGACGACACCCCGGGGGACTCCCTCGGCTGCATGCTCGCCTCCGGGATCGACCCCGACGGGAAGAACCTCACCAACATCCTGGTCGGCGCGGCCCGCCCCGAAGCGCTGGAGGAGTGCCTGTCCGGCGTACCGGAGGTGGAGTACTGGAAGGGCATGGTCGCGACGCTGTTCCTGCTCGCCGTCGCCGCGCTCGTGTTCTGGTGGCTGCCGCGCCGGCGCGAGCGGTGGCACCGGACGCTGCCGATCGCGACCGTCGACCGGGACGGCGGGCTGGCCGCCGAACTGGCCGAGCTGCGCGAGACCGCCGGGATCGACCCGCGTGTACGGTTCCGTGTCGATCCGGCGCGGACCACCGCGGGCGCCGTCGTCTACGGACGCGCCGGGTTGTACACCGTATGCCTGCACAACGGTCTGCTCGTCAGGCGCGGCACGGACCCCGAGGGCTTCCGGGCCGTCGTCCTCCACGAACTCGCCCACCTGCGCAACAGGGACGTGGACTTCGCGTGGTCCAGCACGGCGCTGTGGCGCGTCTTCGTCCTCCTCGCGCTGCTTCCCTTCCTCTTCTCCACCGGCCGGATCCTCGTCACCGGCCTGTCGGGCAGGAGCAGTTCGCCGTTCTGGCCCGGCGCCGCGTCGATGCTCACGTACTCCTTGCTGAACGGGCTCCTACTGGTCGCGCTGGTCCACCTGACCCGTGCCGACCTCCTGCGCCGACGCGAACTGCACGCCGACGCCCAGGCGGTCGCGTGGGGCGCCCTGCCCGCGGGATGGGACCAGCCGGAGGGGCCACGCCGTACGTCCCTCCTGAGAGCCCGACTCAGGCGCGCCGGCCAACTGCTGCGGACGCATCCGGGGTGGGCCGAGCGCAGGGCCGCGCTCGCCGACCCGGGCCGGCTGTCCACCGTGGGCGCGCCCCAGATGTTCCTCACCGGTGTCGCCGGATCCCTGCTGGTCAACGCACTCGGAGTGATCCCCCGGCCGGCCGGGCTCGGCGGCAACGCCTTGCTGACGGCCGCGCTCGTCGCGCCGGTGCTCTGGCTCGTCCTGAGGCGTTCGGTCCTGCGCTCGACGCGTACGGAGTCGGGCCTGCGGGCGGGCCTGTGGCTCGGATGCGGGCTGCTGGTGGGCGAGTTGACGAACGGCAACACCAGCGGCAACGAGTGGCTGACCGCGGAACCCGAGTACGTGCTCGCGCTCCCCCTCGTCGGAGCCGTCCCCGCCGTGTGGTCGGCGCAGAGCAGCCGGCTGGAGGCCGTCCTGCGCGGGCGGTGGCCCCGCGGGCTCGCCGCACTGCTGAACGGCCTGGTGACGCTGGTCCTGCTGTGGGGAGGACTCGGGTGGTGGCGGGCCTCGGGCAGGCTCCAGGCGATGGGCCTGACGGGCGAGTTCGACGGGTTCCGTACGTTCGTGACGCGGACGAACCCGGGCCCGTGGCAGGACTACGCCTGGGAACTGTCGGCCTCCACCGCCTCGCTCCCCACCCTCATCGAACTGAACAAGAGCGTGCCGCTCGCTGTCGCGGCGGTCCTGATGGTGCTCTTCCCGCTGTGCCTGTACGCGCGCCACCCCGGGACGGGGCTGCGTGTCCGACCCACTCTGGCGGCCGGGGCCGCGGGCGGCCTGCTGTGCTGGGCCGCCTTCGCCGTCCTCTCGTACGCGCTGCACCTCGGCCGCCCCGGCACCCTGCGGGAGCGCACGGGAGCGTTCCAGTACGTGCAGCTGTGGTGGTTGCTCCTGACGGTCACGGCCGCGTGTGCGATGACCGCCGCCTGGGTCGCGGGCTTCTCCGGGCGACACTGGCTTTTGCGGGCCCTGTTGGCCTCCCAGGTGGTCCAACTCCTCGGATACGCGGGGATCTTCCTCGCGGTCTCGGCGGACGGCTGCCTGGGCCCGATGGATGTGTACGGCTCCAACTGCCACTGGCTGCCCGCCAACGGCCGCATCATCTTGAAGCTGGCCCTTGCCCAGTCGGTCACGTCGATCACCCTCTTCTCGGCGTGCGGAGCGCTGGCGGGCGCGGGGGTGGCGTGGGTCGTACGGCGGCGGCACGGGAAGCCGCCCACCACGCCGGCCACCCCACCGGCCGTTGCCCGGTCGTGGCCCGCGCTGATGACCGGCGGCCTGGCCCTCGCCATGAGCCTGACCCTCCTGGCCGCCGTCGCCGTCGTACACGCGGAAGGCCCGGCTTCGTCGTCGGCATCGTCCGACGGGGCCCGGAAGTTCCGGGAACTGCTGGACACCCCGCCGACGGCCCGGGCGGCGAAGGTACGGGAGTGGCAGGCGCTCGCCTGGCTCACCAAGGGGGGCCTGACCCGGTTCGGGCGAATATCCGTCGCCTTCCTCGCGCTCGCGGACGCCCTGCGAAAGGCCGGCGACCAGAAGCCGAACGCCAACGGGAAGATCCGGCTGGACTCGGAGGAGTTCAGCCGTCTCTGCGCCGACCTGGCCAAGGAGGCCGGGGCCGCGCAGACGTACTTCCGCGTCCCCGACGCGGACCTCCAGAAGAAGTGGTCGAACGCACTTCACCGCCTCGACCGGTCCGGCCGGGAGTGTGTCTCCGCACTGGCGGACGACACGCCCACGAGCGACAAGAACGGCGACGACACCTTCCTGCTGTCGATCGACGACATGCCCGCCGCGGTGAAGGAACTGACGCTGGTCCTGGAGGAATTGCGTGCCAGGGCCGCGCCTTCGTGA
- a CDS encoding recombinase family protein, with translation MNPLIFGYMRVPDDMTDEEAKRTQDDLDAYAETNGFQLATVFHEYVPGAQSAFAELVQAVKHAEAKHVIVPSYRELALNKSLQDVMLTHLFCVTGADVISLDECSW, from the coding sequence ATGAATCCGCTGATCTTTGGCTACATGCGGGTGCCTGACGACATGACCGACGAGGAGGCGAAGCGGACTCAGGACGACCTGGACGCCTACGCCGAGACGAACGGCTTTCAGCTGGCCACGGTGTTCCACGAGTACGTCCCCGGGGCGCAATCCGCCTTCGCGGAACTCGTCCAGGCAGTCAAGCACGCGGAGGCGAAACACGTGATCGTCCCGTCCTACCGGGAATTGGCCCTCAACAAGTCGTTACAGGACGTCATGCTGACGCACCTCTTCTGCGTGACCGGCGCGGACGTCATCAGCCTGGACGAGTGCTCATGGTGA
- the treY gene encoding malto-oligosyltrehalose synthase, translated as MTPTATYRLQLQPDFPFSAAAKAVPYLAALGVSHLHLSPVLEAVPGSAHGYDVVDHSTVRAELGGEDGLRRLAGRAHEYGLGIVLDIVPNHMATAPRHNKALWEVLREGRDSPYARWFDIDWDAGDGKVLLPVLPGPVGDELAAGELRVEDGQLCHGEQRFPLAAGTEGLPLPELLDRQHYRLAWWRLARTELNYRRFFTISELIGVRVEDPEVFDATHAKILELVRDGVVDGLRIDHPDGLADPEEYLRRLDEATGGDCWTVVEKILTGEEPLPASWPVAGTTGYDALHRIDGVFTDPVGARALEDLYRTVAAPAGDRGGYWEGTVRRAAYKVVIHELAAETAFLGRAAERICAADPALRDHAPWALRTAIRELLVRVPVYRPYTTAGGPSPDAAEAAVSDEAVRQVKAAFVVPRESSAVDVVRELALGRLGTGPDHVAFCARFAQTSSALRAKSVEDTAFYRYVPLISANEVGGDPGDPAVSPERFHAYCARLARDWPTTGTVLTTHDTKRSADVRAGIAVLSECPERWGDLLERVTGVAAPDPQMAWQAWQTAVGFTPAGEILEEGDGARRGFGTDPETAAAGDVEAAEASWPDGSRMVPALLKSVREAGLHTNWTEGDPLYERAVTDFVEAGPAGPARRTVAAFTRTLGPYVRASALGAALVHLTMPGVPDLYQGTEREYVALVDPDNRAPFRTGPPDEKTVVTTAALGLRRERPEVFGASGTYVPLEASGRAAGHCLAFCRSGEVVTAVTRLPLRLAEAGGWSDTELVLPPGRWSDALASPAREFEGGVPVLVSELFADRPVALLRTVRS; from the coding sequence ATGACGCCCACCGCGACCTACCGGCTCCAGCTCCAGCCGGACTTCCCCTTCTCGGCGGCGGCCAAAGCCGTGCCCTACCTCGCCGCGCTCGGCGTCTCGCACCTGCACCTCTCGCCGGTGCTGGAGGCCGTTCCCGGCTCGGCGCACGGCTACGACGTCGTCGACCACTCGACCGTACGCGCGGAGCTGGGCGGTGAGGACGGCCTGCGGCGGCTGGCCGGCCGGGCCCACGAGTACGGCCTCGGGATCGTACTCGACATCGTCCCCAACCACATGGCCACCGCGCCCCGGCACAACAAGGCCCTGTGGGAGGTGCTGCGCGAGGGCCGCGACTCGCCGTACGCCCGCTGGTTCGACATCGACTGGGACGCCGGTGACGGCAAGGTGCTGCTGCCCGTCCTGCCGGGCCCGGTCGGCGACGAGCTGGCCGCGGGCGAGCTGCGCGTCGAGGACGGGCAGCTGTGCCACGGCGAGCAGCGCTTCCCGCTGGCGGCGGGCACCGAGGGGCTGCCGCTGCCCGAGCTGCTGGACCGTCAGCACTACCGGCTCGCGTGGTGGCGGCTGGCCCGTACGGAACTCAACTACCGGCGGTTCTTCACCATCTCCGAGCTGATCGGGGTACGGGTCGAGGACCCGGAGGTGTTCGACGCGACCCACGCGAAGATCCTGGAGCTGGTACGGGACGGCGTCGTGGACGGGCTGCGGATCGACCACCCGGACGGGCTCGCCGACCCGGAGGAGTACCTGCGCCGGCTGGACGAGGCGACGGGGGGCGACTGCTGGACGGTCGTGGAGAAGATCCTCACCGGCGAGGAGCCGCTCCCCGCGAGCTGGCCCGTCGCCGGGACCACCGGCTACGACGCGCTGCACCGGATCGACGGGGTCTTCACCGACCCGGTGGGCGCGCGGGCGCTGGAGGACCTGTACCGCACGGTGGCCGCGCCGGCCGGGGACCGGGGCGGGTACTGGGAAGGGACGGTGCGCCGGGCCGCGTACAAGGTGGTCATCCATGAACTGGCCGCCGAGACCGCGTTCCTCGGCCGGGCGGCGGAACGAATCTGCGCCGCCGATCCCGCCCTGCGGGACCACGCTCCGTGGGCGCTGCGCACGGCGATCCGCGAGCTGCTCGTCCGGGTGCCGGTCTACCGCCCGTACACGACGGCGGGCGGCCCGAGCCCCGACGCCGCGGAGGCGGCGGTCTCCGACGAGGCGGTACGGCAGGTGAAGGCGGCCTTCGTGGTGCCGAGGGAGTCGTCGGCGGTGGACGTGGTACGGGAGCTGGCGCTCGGCCGGCTCGGTACGGGCCCCGACCACGTGGCGTTCTGCGCGCGCTTCGCCCAGACGTCGTCGGCGCTGCGCGCCAAGTCCGTGGAGGACACGGCGTTCTACCGCTATGTGCCGCTGATCTCGGCGAACGAGGTGGGCGGCGATCCGGGCGATCCGGCGGTGAGCCCGGAGCGGTTCCACGCGTACTGCGCCCGGCTGGCGCGGGACTGGCCGACGACCGGGACCGTACTGACCACGCACGACACGAAGCGCAGCGCGGACGTACGGGCCGGGATCGCGGTCCTGTCCGAGTGCCCGGAGCGGTGGGGCGACCTGCTGGAGCGGGTGACGGGGGTGGCGGCGCCGGATCCGCAGATGGCGTGGCAGGCGTGGCAGACGGCGGTGGGGTTCACGCCGGCGGGCGAGATCCTGGAGGAGGGCGACGGGGCCCGGCGGGGCTTCGGCACCGATCCGGAGACGGCGGCGGCCGGGGACGTGGAGGCGGCGGAGGCGTCCTGGCCGGACGGCTCGCGGATGGTTCCCGCGCTGCTCAAGTCCGTACGGGAGGCCGGGCTGCACACCAACTGGACGGAGGGCGACCCGCTGTACGAGCGCGCGGTGACGGACTTCGTGGAGGCGGGGCCGGCCGGTCCGGCGCGGCGGACGGTCGCGGCGTTCACGCGCACGCTCGGCCCGTACGTACGGGCGAGCGCGCTGGGCGCGGCGCTGGTGCACCTGACGATGCCGGGCGTCCCCGACCTGTACCAGGGCACGGAGCGGGAGTACGTGGCCCTGGTGGACCCGGACAACCGGGCGCCGTTCAGGACCGGGCCGCCCGACGAGAAGACGGTGGTCACGACGGCGGCCCTGGGGCTGCGCCGGGAGCGCCCGGAGGTCTTCGGCGCGTCGGGGACGTACGTCCCCCTGGAGGCGAGCGGCCGGGCCGCCGGTCACTGCCTGGCGTTCTGCCGCTCGGGCGAGGTGGTCACGGCGGTGACCCGGCTCCCGCTGCGGCTGGCGGAGGCGGGCGGCTGGTCCGACACGGAACTGGTCCTGCCACCCGGCCGCTGGTCGGACGCGCTGGCGTCCCCGGCGCGGGAGTTCGAAGGCGGCGTACCGGTGCTCGTGTCGGAACTGTTCGCGGACCGTCCGGTGGCGCTGCTGAGGACGGTGCGGTCCTAG
- the treZ gene encoding malto-oligosyltrehalose trehalohydrolase gives MQFEVWAPQAQDRVVLRVADDDVPMERDPEREDWWIAQAPAADGSRYGFALDGGPVLPDPRSRRQPDGPDGLSAVVDQTAYEWRTEWPGVALPGAVLYEMHVGTFTGEGTFDAAADQLAPLAELGVSHIELMPVCPFPGVHGWGYEGVSLWAVHEPYGGPEGLKRFVDAAHGLGLGVVLDVVHNHLGPAGNYLPQFGPYFTDTHHTPWGAAVNLDAPGSDEVRAYLLESALAWLRDFRLDGLRLDAVHALADHRALTFLEELSTAVDGLSGGLGRPLFLIAESDLADPRTTTPRTQGGLGLHAQWNDDFHHALHTALTGEGQGYYADFARAPLAAIAKTLTRVFFHDGTYSSFRGRTHGRPVDVTRTPAHRFLGYAQTHDQIGNRALGDRLSATLSPGLLACAAALVLTGPHTPMLFMGEEWGASTPWQFFTDHPDPVLAEAVRNGRRREFGAHGWAEEDIPDPQDPATWARSCLDRSERDKEPHARLLAWHRDLIALRRGQPDLADPNLASVKVAYDEEARWLAYRRGDLRVAVNLSPEPVEIPLGGAGPARVLAAWTPVDPPGADGVLRLPPESCVVLSGG, from the coding sequence GTGCAGTTCGAGGTGTGGGCACCGCAGGCGCAGGACCGGGTCGTCCTCCGGGTCGCGGACGACGACGTCCCGATGGAGCGCGACCCCGAGCGCGAGGACTGGTGGATCGCCCAGGCACCCGCCGCCGACGGGAGCCGTTACGGCTTCGCGCTCGACGGCGGCCCCGTCCTGCCCGACCCCCGCTCGCGCCGCCAGCCCGACGGGCCCGACGGACTGAGCGCGGTCGTGGACCAGACCGCGTACGAGTGGCGGACGGAGTGGCCCGGCGTGGCGCTGCCGGGGGCCGTCCTGTACGAGATGCACGTGGGGACGTTCACCGGCGAGGGCACCTTCGACGCGGCGGCGGACCAGCTCGCCCCGCTCGCCGAACTGGGCGTGTCCCACATCGAGTTGATGCCGGTGTGTCCGTTCCCGGGGGTCCATGGGTGGGGGTACGAAGGGGTGTCGCTGTGGGCGGTGCACGAGCCGTACGGCGGCCCCGAGGGGCTCAAGCGTTTTGTGGACGCCGCGCACGGTCTCGGCCTGGGGGTCGTCCTGGACGTGGTGCACAACCACCTCGGCCCGGCGGGCAACTACCTGCCCCAGTTCGGCCCGTACTTCACGGACACCCATCACACCCCGTGGGGCGCGGCGGTCAACCTCGACGCTCCCGGTTCCGACGAGGTCCGCGCGTACCTGCTGGAGAGTGCCCTGGCCTGGCTGCGGGACTTCCGGCTGGACGGGCTGCGCCTCGACGCGGTGCACGCGCTGGCCGACCACCGCGCGCTGACGTTCCTGGAGGAGCTGTCCACCGCCGTCGACGGGCTCTCCGGGGGCCTCGGCCGCCCGCTCTTCCTGATCGCGGAGTCCGACCTGGCGGACCCCCGCACCACCACCCCCCGTACCCAGGGCGGACTGGGCCTGCACGCGCAGTGGAACGACGACTTCCACCACGCGCTGCACACCGCCCTCACCGGTGAGGGCCAGGGCTATTACGCCGATTTCGCCCGCGCGCCGCTCGCCGCGATCGCGAAGACGCTGACGCGGGTCTTCTTCCACGACGGTACGTATTCGAGCTTCCGGGGCCGTACGCACGGCCGCCCCGTCGACGTGACGCGAACCCCGGCCCACCGCTTCCTCGGGTACGCGCAGACCCACGACCAGATCGGCAACCGCGCGCTCGGCGACCGGCTCTCCGCCACGCTCTCCCCCGGACTGCTGGCGTGCGCCGCCGCGTTGGTGCTGACGGGCCCGCACACCCCCATGCTCTTCATGGGCGAGGAGTGGGGGGCGAGCACCCCTTGGCAGTTCTTCACGGACCACCCGGACCCGGTCCTGGCCGAGGCCGTACGCAACGGCAGACGGCGGGAGTTCGGGGCGCACGGCTGGGCGGAGGAGGACATCCCCGACCCGCAGGACCCCGCCACCTGGGCCCGTTCCTGCCTGGACCGCTCGGAGCGGGACAAGGAGCCGCACGCGCGGCTGCTGGCCTGGCACCGCGACCTGATCGCCCTGCGACGCGGCCAGCCGGACCTCGCGGACCCGAACCTGGCGTCGGTGAAGGTCGCGTACGACGAGGAGGCCCGCTGGCTCGCGTACCGCCGGGGCGATCTGCGCGTCGCGGTCAACCTCTCCCCCGAGCCGGTCGAGATCCCCCTGGGCGGCGCGGGCCCGGCCCGGGTCCTGGCGGCCTGGACCCCGGTCGACCCGCCGGGCGCGGACGGCGTACTGCGACTGCCTCCGGAGTCGTGCGTGGTCCTGTCGGGCGGCTGA
- a CDS encoding DUF1707 and FHA domain-containing protein, producing MTSSFEFQTYPARLSDAERDRVLAVLREGAALGRLSHDTFLRRTDLVLAARGADELKALTADLETESPWSRKLFGTVSRVSAFSIRLRRAWQVERLPKLLLPQPGPYPLRIGRDPMNGLRLSHETVSRVHAELSMQGGVWILRDLGSTNGTTVNGRRVTETAVVRDGDMVSFGRMDFRLSSGEQPRG from the coding sequence GTGACGTCCTCCTTCGAGTTCCAGACGTATCCCGCGCGGCTGTCCGACGCCGAGCGCGACCGCGTACTCGCGGTGCTCAGGGAAGGCGCGGCGCTGGGCCGGCTGTCGCACGACACGTTCCTGCGCCGGACGGATCTGGTCCTCGCGGCCCGGGGCGCCGACGAACTGAAGGCGCTCACAGCCGACTTGGAGACCGAGAGCCCGTGGTCGCGAAAGCTCTTCGGGACGGTCAGCCGGGTCTCGGCGTTCTCGATCCGGCTGCGCAGGGCGTGGCAGGTCGAACGCCTGCCGAAGCTGCTGCTGCCCCAGCCGGGGCCGTATCCGCTGCGGATCGGCCGCGATCCGATGAACGGACTGCGGCTCAGCCACGAGACGGTCTCGCGCGTCCACGCCGAGCTGAGCATGCAGGGCGGGGTGTGGATCCTCCGCGACCTCGGCTCGACGAACGGCACGACGGTCAACGGCCGCCGCGTCACGGAAACGGCAGTGGTCCGCGACGGCGACATGGTGAGCTTCGGCCGGATGGACTTCCGCCTGTCGTCGGGCGAGCAGCCTCGCGGCTGA
- a CDS encoding cytochrome P450, whose protein sequence is MPVDPSASVSATTGVDPAAGKVSSGGVAAECAGASRAALPGGGPGGGSGGGGASGARTVGGAPRVPRVLLRGAVPDPYPFYRTLRERSPLAYEPVLGVWLVSRYDDVSLALTDPRFTQGHRPGDPDCAAHPVLPERGLGEVVERTAYVLARRIAGRGRADLVEEFCRWLPAGALATAVGGACRDGRDLSRLVRRRAETAPAGPCASRTAVRETALASFLANVLGEPGLCALLRERPALIPQAWAESLRRDPPVQVVLRRTSAEVEVTGGTLPAGAQVACLIGAAGRDPDRFRDPDRFDLARTDPGQLTFGTGSCPAVLLAGLEAEHGLRALLAAMPALRWADGFRPVPAGLIVRAPRTLLVSPGGERVSAKGAVRL, encoded by the coding sequence ATGCCGGTCGACCCGTCCGCCAGCGTGAGCGCGACGACCGGGGTGGATCCGGCCGCCGGGAAGGTGTCGTCCGGGGGCGTCGCGGCCGAGTGCGCGGGGGCCTCGCGTGCCGCGCTGCCCGGCGGGGGTCCTGGTGGGGGTTCAGGCGGGGGCGGCGCCTCCGGGGCGCGGACCGTCGGTGGGGCGCCCCGCGTGCCCCGGGTGTTGCTGCGGGGAGCCGTGCCCGACCCGTACCCCTTCTACCGCACCCTCCGCGAGCGTTCCCCCCTCGCCTACGAGCCCGTCCTCGGGGTCTGGCTCGTCAGCCGGTACGACGACGTCTCCCTCGCGCTCACCGACCCCCGCTTCACCCAGGGGCACCGGCCCGGCGACCCGGACTGCGCCGCCCATCCCGTACTGCCGGAGCGCGGGCTCGGGGAGGTCGTCGAGCGCACCGCGTACGTGCTCGCGCGGCGCATCGCCGGGCGGGGGCGGGCCGACCTCGTGGAGGAGTTCTGCCGGTGGCTGCCCGCCGGGGCGCTCGCGACCGCCGTCGGCGGCGCCTGCCGGGACGGCCGCGACCTGTCCCGTCTTGTACGGCGCCGCGCCGAGACCGCTCCGGCGGGACCCTGCGCCTCCCGTACCGCCGTCCGCGAGACGGCCCTCGCCTCGTTCCTCGCCAACGTGCTGGGGGAGCCCGGCCTGTGCGCGCTCCTGCGCGAACGGCCCGCCCTGATCCCGCAGGCCTGGGCCGAGTCCCTGCGGCGCGACCCGCCGGTGCAGGTCGTGCTGCGGCGTACCTCCGCCGAGGTCGAGGTGACCGGCGGCACCCTCCCGGCCGGCGCCCAGGTCGCCTGCCTCATCGGGGCGGCCGGCCGGGACCCCGACCGTTTCCGGGACCCCGACCGCTTCGACCTGGCACGGACCGACCCCGGCCAGCTCACCTTCGGCACCGGCTCCTGCCCCGCCGTACTGCTCGCGGGCCTGGAGGCGGAACACGGCCTGCGGGCCCTGCTGGCGGCGATGCCCGCACTGCGCTGGGCGGACGGCTTCAGGCCCGTCCCGGCCGGACTGATCGTCAGGGCCCCACGGACCCTGCTCGTCAGCCCCGGCGGCGAGCGCGTGTCCGCGAAGGGAGCCGTTCGTCTGTAG
- a CDS encoding ATP-binding protein, protein MVSEAPPYRPQSVCFVDQLSLVAVNSAAATARRFLRLSLAKWQAGCLEDDAFLVTSELVTNAVAATGVLGGQPTWDGLKGLGLVTVRLIGLPDSVVIEVWDVSEEEPALRHDTAPEDESGRGLLLVHRCAKRWGVYRVTGGKVVWAELAVGPVPPPPPLPKRQRQRQWSERPLVVPGPTTDPDLLRLLLAGLQARL, encoded by the coding sequence ATGGTGAGCGAGGCGCCGCCGTACCGGCCGCAGAGTGTGTGCTTCGTCGATCAACTGTCCCTGGTCGCCGTGAATTCGGCCGCTGCCACGGCTCGTCGCTTTCTGCGGCTTTCTCTCGCCAAGTGGCAGGCGGGCTGTCTTGAGGACGACGCGTTTCTCGTCACCTCGGAGTTGGTGACCAACGCAGTCGCCGCCACAGGCGTGTTGGGTGGGCAACCGACATGGGATGGGCTGAAGGGGCTCGGCCTTGTCACCGTACGGCTGATCGGTCTGCCGGACAGCGTGGTCATCGAGGTGTGGGACGTGTCGGAGGAGGAGCCCGCGCTCCGGCACGACACCGCCCCCGAGGACGAGAGCGGGCGGGGCCTCCTGCTCGTGCACCGGTGCGCGAAGCGCTGGGGTGTGTACCGCGTCACGGGTGGCAAGGTGGTGTGGGCCGAGCTGGCGGTCGGTCCGGTGCCACCACCGCCGCCACTGCCGAAGCGGCAGCGGCAGCGGCAGTGGTCGGAACGGCCGCTCGTCGTGCCGGGGCCGACGACAGATCCCGACCTCCTCCGGCTCCTGCTCGCGGGACTCCAGGCGAGGTTGTAG
- a CDS encoding IS5 family transposase (programmed frameshift) has translation MRRHELSDVEWAVLSRLLPSSGTAGRPRSDDRVVLNGIVWKLRTGSAWRDVPERYGSWQTLYTRFRRWALDGTFSRMLKAIQAERDAAGDIDWLVSVDSTIVRAHQHATGGKRGLPRDEAGDHALGRSRGGLSTKVHLACDGHGRPLAFVLTGGNTNDCTRFEDVLDAIRVPRTGPGRPRTRPDHVIADKGYSSRKIRAYLRRRGIGHTIPERIDQATGRLRKGSRGGRPPTFDRRVYRLRNVVERCFNRLKQWRGLATRYDKTRESYQATVTIASIFLWI, from the exons GTGCGTCGTCATGAGTTGTCGGATGTTGAGTGGGCTGTGTTGTCGCGGTTGTTGCCGAGTTCGGGGACGGCTGGTCGGCCCCGGTCGGATGACCGGGTGGTGCTGAACGGGATCGTGTGGAAGCTGCGGACCGGTTCGGCCTGGCGGGACGTGCCGGAGCGTTACGGTTCCTGGCAGACCTTGTACACGCGTTTCCGCAGGTGGGCGCTGGACGGAACCTTCTCCCGCATGCTGAAGGCGATCCAGGCGGAGAGGGACGCGGCGGGTGACATCGACTGGCTGGTGTCGGTGGACTCCACGATCGTGCGGGCCCACCAGCACGCGACCGGTGGGAAAAGGGGGCTGCCG CGGGACGAAGCGGGTGATCACGCCCTCGGCCGATCCCGTGGAGGACTGAGCACCAAGGTCCACCTGGCCTGCGACGGACACGGCCGGCCCCTCGCCTTCGTCCTGACCGGCGGCAACACCAACGACTGCACCCGCTTCGAAGACGTCCTGGACGCCATCCGTGTTCCGCGCACCGGCCCGGGACGTCCCCGCACCCGACCCGACCACGTCATCGCCGACAAGGGCTACAGCTCTCGCAAGATCCGCGCCTACCTGCGCAGACGCGGTATCGGGCACACCATCCCCGAACGCATCGACCAGGCCACAGGCCGCCTGCGCAAAGGCTCACGCGGCGGCCGCCCACCCACATTCGACAGGAGGGTCTACCGGCTCCGCAACGTCGTCGAACGATGCTTCAACCGACTCAAGCAATGGCGCGGCCTGGCCACCCGCTACGACAAAACCCGCGAGTCCTACCAAGCCACCGTCACCATCGCCTCCATCTTCCTCTGGATATGA